In Oryza brachyantha chromosome 1, ObraRS2, whole genome shotgun sequence, the following are encoded in one genomic region:
- the LOC102701595 gene encoding calcium-transporting ATPase 1, plasma membrane-type → MSFLRMKSTEFLKRFEVPAKNPSEEAQRRWRDAVGTLVKNRRRRFRMVPDLDKRSQAETQRRKIQEKLRVALFVQKAALQFIDAVRKTEYPLPELARQCGFSVSAEELASIVRGHDTKSLRFHNGVDGIARKVAVSLADGVKSDDAGLRAEVYGANQYTEKPPRTFWMFLWDASQDMTLMLLAFCAVISIAIGLATEGWPSGMYDGVGIMLTIFLVVMITAASDYKQSLQFRDLDKEKKKIDVQVTRDGYRQKVSIYDIVVGDIVHLSIGDQVPADGLFIDGYSFVVDESSLSGESEPVHVSAANRFLLGGTKVQDGSARMLVTAVGMRTEWGNLMETLSQGGEDETPLQVKLNGVATIIGKIGLAFAVLTFTVLMARFLVGKANAPGGLLRWRMVDALSVLNFFAVAVTIIVVAVPEGLPLAVTLSLAFAMKKLMQERALVRHLSACETMGSASCICTDKTGTLTTNHMVVEKVWASGAAKTVSNAKVFDQLTSSLSETFSKVLLEGVFHCSGSEVVRAKDGKHTVMGTPTETAILEFGLEVEKRANIEHAGAAKLKVEPFNSVKKTMAVVIASPNAGGSPRAFLKGASEVVLRRCSLVLDGSGNVEKLTEAKAKQVSSAIDAFACEALRTLCLAYQDVDGGGDIPSDGYTLIAVFGIKDPLRPGVREAVATCHAAGINVRMVTGDNINTAKAIARECGILTDEGIAIEGPEFRQKDPDEMREIIPKIQVMARSLPLDKHTLVTNLRGMFDEVVAVTGDGTNDAPALHEADIGLAMGIAGTEVAKENADVIIMDDNFSTIINVAKWGRSVYINIQKFVQFQLTVNVVALMVNFISASFTGSAPLTIVQLLWVNLIMDTLGALALATEPPNDAMMKRPPVGRGDSFITKVMWRNIAGQSIYQLVVLGVLLLRGKSLLQIDGPRADALLNTFVFNTFVFCQVFNEVNSREMEKINVFSGIFSSWIFSAVVGVTAAFQVIMVELLGTFANTVHLSGRLWLASVLIGSAGLVVGAILKCIPVDSGSDSSDRRDGYQPIPAGPNAV, encoded by the exons ATGTCGTTCCTGAGGATGAAGTCGACGGAGTTCCTGAAGAGGTTCGAGGTGCCGGCGAAGAACCCGTCGGAGGAggcgcagcggcggtggcgggacGCCGTCGGCACGCTCGTCaagaaccgccgccgccgcttccggaTGGTCCCCGACCTCGACAAGCGCTCGCAGGCCGAGACCCAGCGCCGCAAGATCCAG GAGAAGCTTCGTGTTGCACTCTTCGTTCAGAAGGCTGCACTTCAGTTCATCGATG CCGTCCGCAAGACGGAGTACCCGCTGCCGGAGCTCGCCCGGCAGTGCGGCTTCTCCGTCAGCGCCGAGGAGCTGGCCTCCATCGTGCGCGGCCACGACACCAAGAGCTTGAGGTTCCACAATGGCGTCGACGGCATCGCCCGGAAGGTGGCCGTCTCCCTCGCCGACGGCGTCAAGTCCGACGACGCCGGCCTCCGCGCCGAGGTCTATGGCGCCAACCAGTACACCGAGAAGCCCCCAAGAACGTTCTGGATGTTTCTTTGGGACGCCAGCCAGGACATGACGCTGATGCTGCTCGCCTTCTGCGCCGTCATCTCCATCGCCATCGGCCTCGCCACCGAGGGATGGCCGAGCGGCATGTACGACGGCGTCGGCATCATGCTCACCATCTTCCTCGTGGTCATGATCACCGCGGCGAGCGACTACAAGCAGTCGCTGCAGTTCCGGGACCTGgacaaggagaagaagaagatcgaCGTGCAGGTCACCCGCGACGGCTACCGGCAGAAGGTGTCCATCTACGACATTGTCGTCGGCGACATCGTGCATCTGTCCATCGGCGACCAGGTTCCGGCTGACGGCTTGTTCATCGACGGCTACTCGTTTGTCGTCGACGAGTCGAGCCTGTCCGGCGAGAGCGAGCCGGTGCACGTGTCGGCGGCGAACCGGTTCTTGCTGGGAGGGACCAAGGTGCAGGACGGCTCGGCGAGGATGCTGGTGACGGCGGTCGGGATGAGGACGGAGTGGGGGAACCTGATGGAGACGCTGAGCCagggcggcgaggacgagacGCCGCTGCAGGTGAAGCTCAACGGCGTGGCCACCATCATCGGCAAGATCGGGCTGGCGTTCGCGGTGCTCACGTTCACCGTGCTCATGGCGAGGTTCCTGGTCGGCAAGGCGAACGCGCCCGGCGGGCTGCTGCGGTGGAGGATGGTGGACGCGCTCTCGGTGCTCAACTTCTTCGCCGTCGCGGTCACCATCATCGTCGTGGCCGTGCCGGAGGGGCTCCCGCTCGCCGTCACGCTCAGCCTCGCGTTCGCCATGAAGAAGCTCATGCAGGAGCGCGCGCTCGTGCGGCACCTCTCGGCGTGCGAGACGATGGGGTCGGCGAGCTGCATCTGCACCGACAAGACCGGCACGCTCACCACGAACCACATGGTCGTCGAGAAGGTCTGGGCGTCCGGCGCGGCGAAAACGGTGAGCAACGCCAAGGTCTTCGACCAGCTCACCTCCTCGTTGTCAGAGACCTTCTCCAAGGTGCTCCTCGAGGGCGTCTTCCATTGCTCCGGCTCCGAGGTCGTCCGTGCAAAGGACGGCAAGCACACCGTCATGGGCACGCCCACCGAGACGGCCATCCTCGAGTTCGGGCTCGAGGTGGAGAAACGCGCCAACATCgagcacgccggcgccgcgaaGCTCAAGGTGGAGCCGTTCAACTCGGTGAAGAAGACGATGGCCGTGGTGATCGCGTCCCCGAACGCCGGCGGCAGCCCCCGCGCGTTCCTCAAGGGCGCGTCCGAGGTCGTCCTGCGCCGGTGCAGCCTCGTCCTCGACGGCAGCGGCAACGTCGAGAAGCTCACGGAAGCGAAGGCGAAGCAGGTGTCGAGCGCCATCGACGCGTTCGCGTGCGAGGCGCTGCGCACGCTCTGCCTCGCGTACCaggacgtcgacggcggcggcgacatccCCAGCGACGGGTACACGCTCATCGCCGTGTTCGGCATCAAGGACCCGCTCCGCCCCGGCGTGAGGGAAGCCGTGGCGACCTGTCACGCCGCCGGCATCAATGTCCGGATGGTCACCGGGGACAACATCAACACGGCGAAGGCGATCGCGAGGGAGTGCGGCATCCTGACCGACGAAGGCATCGCCATCGAGGGGCCCGAGTTCCGGCAGAAGGATCCCGACGAGATGAGAGAGATCATACCAAAAATCCAG GTGATGGCGCGGTCGCTGCCGCTGGACAAGCACACGCTGGTGACCAACCTGAGGGGAATGTTCGacgaggtggtggcggtgacCGGCGACGGCACCAACGACGCGCCGGCGCTGCACGAGGCGGACATCGGCCTCGCCATGGGCATTGCTGGAACAGAG GTTGCCAAGGAGAACGCCGACGTGATCATCATGGACGACAACTTCTCGACCATCATCAACGTGGCCAAATGGGGTCGCTCGGTCTACATCAACATCCAGAAGTTCGTGCAGTTCCAGCTCACTGTCAATGTGGTCGCCCTCATGGTGAACTTCATCTCTGCATCATTCACAG GGAGTGCGCCGCTGACGATCGTGCAGCTGCTGTGGGTGAACCTGATCATGGACACCCTGGgggcgctggcgctggcgaCGGAGCCGCCCAACGACGCGATGATGAAGCGGCCGCCGGTCGGCCGCGGCGACAGCTTCATCACCAAGGTGATGTGGAGGAACATCGCCGGGCAGAGCATCTACCAGCTGGTCGTGCtcggcgtcctcctcctcagaGGGAAGAGCCTCCTCCAGATCGATGGCCCGCGAGCTGACGCCCTGCTCAACACCTTCGTCTTCAACACCTTTGTCTTCTGCCAG GTTTTCAACGAGGTGAACAGCAGGGAGATGGAGAAGATCAACGTCTTCAGCGGCATCTTCAGCAGCTGGATCTTCTCGGCGGTGGTCGGCGTGACGGCGGCGTTCCAGGTGATCATGGTTGAGCTGCTGGGGACGTTCGCCAACACGGTGCACCTCAGCGGGAGGCTGTGGCTCGCCAGCGTGCTCATCGGGTCGGCGGGCCTGGTGGTCGGCGCCATCCTCAAGTGCATCCCGGTCGACTCCGGCAGCGACTCGTCCGATCGCCGCGACGGATACCAGCCGATCCCCGCCGGCCCCAACGCggtttga
- the LOC102701315 gene encoding nascent polypeptide-associated complex subunit alpha-like protein 1 — protein sequence MTTVETQEELLRKHLEEQKIEGDEPTLEDDDDDEDDDDDEDDKDDDAEEAGGDASGRSKQSRSEKKSRKAMQKLGMKTITGVSRVTIKKSKNILFVISKPDVFKSPNSDTYVIFGEAKIEDLSSQLQTQAAEQFKAPDLSNVISKPEPSAAAQDDEEVDETGVEPKDIELVMTQATVSRSRAVKALKAADGDIVTAIMELTN from the exons ATGACGACCGTCGAGACGCAGGAGGAGCTGCTACGCAAGCACCTCGAGGAGCAGAAAATCGAG GGAGATGAACCTACCCttgaggatgatgatgatgatgaagatgatgatgatgacgaggATGACAAAGATGATGATGCGGAAG AAGCAGGAGGTGATGCTAGTGGAAGGTCTAAGCAGAGCAGGAGTGAGAAAAAGAGCAGGAAAGCAATGCAGAAACTTGGCATGAAGACCATCACTGGTGTGAGCCGTGTGACTATCAAAAAGAGCAAGAAT ATTCTGTTTGTCATCTCCAAACCAGATGTCTTCAAGAGCCCAAACTCGGACACCTACGTCATCTTTGGTGAGGCAAAGATCGAGGATCTGAGCTCGCAGCTGCAGACTCAAGCTGCAGAGCAGTTCAAGGCACCAGATCTGAGCAACGTCATCTCAAAGCCCGAGCCTTCTGCAGCAGCTCAGGATGACGAGGAGGTCGACGAGACCGGTGTTGAGCCTAAGGACATTGAACTGGTGATGACACAGGCCACCGTGTCGAGATCCAGGGCGGTGAAGGCACTGAAGGCTGCTGATGGTGACATTGTCACTGCCATCATGGAGCTGACAAACTAG
- the LOC102704481 gene encoding uncharacterized protein LOC102704481 isoform X1 codes for MDIMTSARGCARLAYVNSQEPGDESQINAIDVVDGLLVEDDIETSQKISNDQITKAKSASTLGSVIAPWLAKRAECSFSLKRAGIFDWADIPTADDCRTSIVSMENTGDRANDQVKHVDSQRCCGYESGSRARPILECIDEESVHCLKKPEPFSGTDDLYQEYDIGPNTQMAAEAMEALFNASTVCYDVKGTEGSAVINMTTGTKVDMACAVHSPIQKRKVTCLRQRSGVATEYKQIKVADAVRENGESPFSYAKRPSMSKTRKYPKQMAGKAKGNIKSGIIQRDIDHEVSEVVTRSGTDDLHIPLSLGTDALIHPKRRRTSMFTSGSSKIEFTESIKLTATRAKTTEVKQLSTAKRVSVSDRDTSSGMRMSQHSSLSDHEASAASSYFNPLGETSIVRLGKRSIPEKKGHGSNLMHSVPLRELNGAGPQARMLASKNTLKRVLKSPGSRELASLFRNEVTPVLQSSRRRRHMSTVRVLLSQSMDSETLNDQTKILIHFGLSVATTISEATHFVAEKFARTRNMLEAIAMGIPVVIPAWLECCREAKCFIDEKGYILRDIKKEKELGFSMPVSLSQACNKPLLEGRRVLITPNAKPSKEILKSLVVAAHGKYQPYSCKLLERNAMSKMKNISLVGAFVISCEQDYKICAPFIKNGFEVFESELVLNGIITQKLEFERYRLFHDKTV; via the exons ATGGACATAATGACATCTGCAAGAGGATGTGCAAGGTTAGCTTACGTTAATTCGCAAGAGCCTGGTGATGAATCACAAATCAATGCTATTGATGTGGTGGATGGGCTGCTAGTAGAAGATGATATAGAAACTTCTCAGAAAATAAGCAACGACCAGATAACAAAAGCAAAGTCAGCTTCTACTTTAGGCTCAGTTATAGCTCCATGGCTGGCCAAAAGGGCTGAGTGCAGTTTCTCACTCAAAAGGGCTGGAATTTTTGACTGGGCTGATATCCCCACCGCTGATGATTGCAGAACCAGTATTGTTTCCATGGAAAATACAGGAGATCGTGCTAATGATCAAGTGAAGCATGTGGATTCCCAAAGATGTTGTGGCTATGAATCAGGTAGCAGGGCTCGTCCCATACTAGAATGCATTGATGAGGAAAGTGTTCATTGTCTGAAGAAACCAGAACCATTTAGTGGAACTGATGATTTATATCAAGAATATGATATTGGTCCAAATACTCAGATGGCAGCTGAAGCCATGGAAGCATTGTTCAATGCTTCAACTGTCTGTTATGACGTGAAGGGTACTGAAGGTTCTGCTGTAATAAATATGACAACAGGAACCAAAGTTGATATGGCATGTGCAGTTCATTCACCAATTCAAAAGAGAAAGGTAACCTGCTTGCGCCAGAGATCAGGAGTGGCAACAGAATACAAGCAAATCAAGGTAGCTGATGCAGTAAGGGAAAATGGTGAAAGTCCATTCTCTTATGCAAAGCGTCCCAGCATGTCAAAAACCAGGAAGTATCCGAAACAGATGGCAGGGAAAGCAAAAGGAAACATCAAGAGTGGGATTATTCAAAGAGACATAGATCATGAGGTGTCAGAAGTAGTCACAAGATCAGGTACAGATGACTTGCATATTCCTCTCTCACTAGGTACAGATGCTTTAATCCATCCTAAAAGGAGGAGGACATCTATGTTTACCTCAGGAAGCTCGAAAATTGAGTTCACTGAATCTATCAAGTTAACCGCAACAAGAGCCAAAACTACAGAAGTAAAGCAGCTTTCAACAGCTAAAAGAGTAAGCGTATCTGATCGAGATACCTCAAGCGGCATGAGAATGAGCCAACATTCTTCTTTATCTGATCATGAAGCATCAGCAGCCAGTTCATATTTCAATCCACTCGGAGAAACTTCTATTGTAAGGCTTGGAAAGCGCTCAATACCTGAGAAGAAGGGTCATGGCTCTAATTTGATGCACAGTGTACCACTTAGAGAGCTGAATGGTGCAGGGCCCCAAGCTAGGATGCTTGCATCGAAGAATACACTGAAGAGAGTCCTGAAATCACCAGGTTCTAGAGAACTTGCTAGCCTTTTTAGAAATGAAGTAACTCCAGTATTGCAATCAAGCAGGCGTAGGAGGCATATGTCCACAGTCCGTGTGCTACTTAGCCAAAGTATGGACAGTGAAACCCTCAATGATCAAACAAAG ATTTTGATACATTTTGGATTGTCGGTGGCAACAACTATTTCAGAGGCTACACACTTCGTTGCTGAAAAGTTTGCTCGTACAAGGAACATGCTAGAGGCAATAGCTATGGGCATACCTGTAGTCATACCAGCATGGCTTGAGTGCTGCAGGGAAGCTAAGTGTTTCATTGATGAGAAAGGATACATACTGAGGGatataaagaaagaaaaggagctAGGTTTCAGCATGCCTGTCTCACTAAGCCAAGCCTGCAACAAACCATTGTTAGAG GGTAGAAGAGTGCTGATCACACCAAATGCTAAACCTAGCAAGGAGATTTTGAAAAGTTTAGTAGTGGCTGCTCATGGCAAG TACCAGCCATATAGCTGCAAG CTGTTGGAGAGAAACGCAATGTCTAAGATGAAGAATATAAGTTTAGTAGGAGCTTTTGTAATCTCTTGTGAACAAGACTACAAAATCTGTGCGCCATTCATTAAGAACG GTTTTGAGGTGTTTGAATCAGAGCTTGTGCTGAATGGTATTATCACCCAGAAGCTAGAATTCGAAAG GTATCGCCTTTTTCATGATAAAACCGTGTGA
- the LOC102704481 gene encoding uncharacterized protein LOC102704481 isoform X2: MDIMTSARGCARLAYVNSQEPGDESQINAIDVVDGLLVEDDIETSQKISNDQITKAKSASTLGSVIAPWLAKRAECSFSLKRAGIFDWADIPTADDCRTSIVSMENTGDRANDQVKHVDSQRCCGYESGSRARPILECIDEESVHCLKKPEPFSGTDDLYQEYDIGPNTQMAAEAMEALFNASTVCYDVKGTEGSAVINMTTGTKVDMACAVHSPIQKRKVTCLRQRSGVATEYKQIKVADAVRENGESPFSYAKRPSMSKTRKYPKQMAGKAKGNIKSGIIQRDIDHEVSEVVTRSGTDDLHIPLSLGTDALIHPKRRRTSMFTSGSSKIEFTESIKLTATRAKTTEVKQLSTAKRVSVSDRDTSSGMRMSQHSSLSDHEASAASSYFNPLGETSIVRLGKRSIPEKKGHGSNLMHSVPLRELNGAGPQARMLASKNTLKRVLKSPGSRELASLFRNEVTPVLQSSRRRRHMSTVRVLLSQSMDSETLNDQTKILIHFGLSVATTISEATHFVAEKFARTRNMLEAIAMGIPVVIPAWLECCREAKCFIDEKGYILRDIKKEKELGFSMPVSLSQACNKPLLEGRRVLITPNAKPSKEILKSLVVAAHGKLLERNAMSKMKNISLVGAFVISCEQDYKICAPFIKNGFEVFESELVLNGIITQKLEFERYRLFHDKTV; this comes from the exons ATGGACATAATGACATCTGCAAGAGGATGTGCAAGGTTAGCTTACGTTAATTCGCAAGAGCCTGGTGATGAATCACAAATCAATGCTATTGATGTGGTGGATGGGCTGCTAGTAGAAGATGATATAGAAACTTCTCAGAAAATAAGCAACGACCAGATAACAAAAGCAAAGTCAGCTTCTACTTTAGGCTCAGTTATAGCTCCATGGCTGGCCAAAAGGGCTGAGTGCAGTTTCTCACTCAAAAGGGCTGGAATTTTTGACTGGGCTGATATCCCCACCGCTGATGATTGCAGAACCAGTATTGTTTCCATGGAAAATACAGGAGATCGTGCTAATGATCAAGTGAAGCATGTGGATTCCCAAAGATGTTGTGGCTATGAATCAGGTAGCAGGGCTCGTCCCATACTAGAATGCATTGATGAGGAAAGTGTTCATTGTCTGAAGAAACCAGAACCATTTAGTGGAACTGATGATTTATATCAAGAATATGATATTGGTCCAAATACTCAGATGGCAGCTGAAGCCATGGAAGCATTGTTCAATGCTTCAACTGTCTGTTATGACGTGAAGGGTACTGAAGGTTCTGCTGTAATAAATATGACAACAGGAACCAAAGTTGATATGGCATGTGCAGTTCATTCACCAATTCAAAAGAGAAAGGTAACCTGCTTGCGCCAGAGATCAGGAGTGGCAACAGAATACAAGCAAATCAAGGTAGCTGATGCAGTAAGGGAAAATGGTGAAAGTCCATTCTCTTATGCAAAGCGTCCCAGCATGTCAAAAACCAGGAAGTATCCGAAACAGATGGCAGGGAAAGCAAAAGGAAACATCAAGAGTGGGATTATTCAAAGAGACATAGATCATGAGGTGTCAGAAGTAGTCACAAGATCAGGTACAGATGACTTGCATATTCCTCTCTCACTAGGTACAGATGCTTTAATCCATCCTAAAAGGAGGAGGACATCTATGTTTACCTCAGGAAGCTCGAAAATTGAGTTCACTGAATCTATCAAGTTAACCGCAACAAGAGCCAAAACTACAGAAGTAAAGCAGCTTTCAACAGCTAAAAGAGTAAGCGTATCTGATCGAGATACCTCAAGCGGCATGAGAATGAGCCAACATTCTTCTTTATCTGATCATGAAGCATCAGCAGCCAGTTCATATTTCAATCCACTCGGAGAAACTTCTATTGTAAGGCTTGGAAAGCGCTCAATACCTGAGAAGAAGGGTCATGGCTCTAATTTGATGCACAGTGTACCACTTAGAGAGCTGAATGGTGCAGGGCCCCAAGCTAGGATGCTTGCATCGAAGAATACACTGAAGAGAGTCCTGAAATCACCAGGTTCTAGAGAACTTGCTAGCCTTTTTAGAAATGAAGTAACTCCAGTATTGCAATCAAGCAGGCGTAGGAGGCATATGTCCACAGTCCGTGTGCTACTTAGCCAAAGTATGGACAGTGAAACCCTCAATGATCAAACAAAG ATTTTGATACATTTTGGATTGTCGGTGGCAACAACTATTTCAGAGGCTACACACTTCGTTGCTGAAAAGTTTGCTCGTACAAGGAACATGCTAGAGGCAATAGCTATGGGCATACCTGTAGTCATACCAGCATGGCTTGAGTGCTGCAGGGAAGCTAAGTGTTTCATTGATGAGAAAGGATACATACTGAGGGatataaagaaagaaaaggagctAGGTTTCAGCATGCCTGTCTCACTAAGCCAAGCCTGCAACAAACCATTGTTAGAG GGTAGAAGAGTGCTGATCACACCAAATGCTAAACCTAGCAAGGAGATTTTGAAAAGTTTAGTAGTGGCTGCTCATGGCAAG CTGTTGGAGAGAAACGCAATGTCTAAGATGAAGAATATAAGTTTAGTAGGAGCTTTTGTAATCTCTTGTGAACAAGACTACAAAATCTGTGCGCCATTCATTAAGAACG GTTTTGAGGTGTTTGAATCAGAGCTTGTGCTGAATGGTATTATCACCCAGAAGCTAGAATTCGAAAG GTATCGCCTTTTTCATGATAAAACCGTGTGA
- the LOC102701874 gene encoding ventral anterior homeobox 1, whose protein sequence is MSLVAYDASSDEEDAGGEPPAAVAAASPHPAPASIGPQPRPPSPSTSVRAAPQPPAPSQNISSTSSGNISLPTPSLDLPDVADLFSSNPLPSGGSTATVDSTSRKRESNGSAFLDPRSKFPRVQSAQTRDTRIAAGNTLVPPQLRGRSNVVTEDMSKLFVARRKE, encoded by the exons ATGTCGCTGGTCGCCTACGACGCCTCCTCCGACGAGGAAGACGCCGGCGGAgaaccgccggccgccgtcgccgccgcctctcctcaTCCCGCTCCCGCATCAATCGGACCTCAGCCGAGGCCTCCGTCTCCCTCGACCTCTGTTCGCGCCGCTCCCCAGCCTCCGGCCCCCAGCCA GAATATTTCTTCCACTAGTTCAGGCAATATCTCCCTGCCCACACCATCGCTAGACCTTCCAGATGTTGCAGATCTGTTTTCCTCCAATCCTCTTCCCTCTGGAGGTTCTACTGCTACTGTGGACAGTACATCAAGGAAAAGAGAATCAAATGGATCTGCCTTTCTAGACCCACGCAGTAAATTTCCAAGGGTTCAATCGGCACAGACTCGTGACACCAGGATTGCTGCTGGGAACACCTTAGTTCCACCACAGCTTAGAGGAAG GAGCAATGTTGTCACTGAAGATATGAGCAAACTATTTGTGGCTAGACGCAAAGAGTAG
- the LOC121053260 gene encoding uncharacterized protein LOC121053260: protein MSDPSDLELDDSDESQDLYNLDDYLMQEDILENVADQIMVDVLEDLDALYGQQRRFISRRYVYKAREESKQRLIDDYFSENPVYNETIFRRRFRMRRPLFLRIVDALGEWSSFFTLRFDALNRPGLMPIQKCTAAIRQLANGSPADQLDEYIKIGESTAVEFLKMFVEGVVEVFGGEYLRRPTTEDVERLIQLGEHRGFPGMLWSIDCMHWHWEKCPYAWKGMYTRGDHGVPTIILEAVASHDRWIWHAFFGVAGSNNDINVLNQSNLFTEQLRGEAPKVQYSVNGREYSQGYYLADGIYPEWPVFVKSIRKPQSDKHKLFAQHQEGARKDVECAFGILQSRFSILRRPARLYEQGDLQNVMLACIILHNMIIEDEKGMEEIPINLNEEASTSTVQPATITHGAIPEIAQVLERNAIIHDRFAYKQLQLDLIEHIWNKFGNSN, encoded by the coding sequence ATGTCGGATCCAAGTGATCTTGAATTGGATGACAGCGATGAGAGTCAAGATTTGTACAATCTGGATGATTATCTCATGCAGGAAGACATACTTGAAAATGTTGCAGATCAAATCATGGTTGATGTACTTGAAGATTTGGATGCTTTATATGGTCAACAAAGAAGATTCATATCAAGGAGATATGTTTATAAGGCTCGTGAAGAATCCAAACAACGGTTAATTGATGACTACTTTTCAGAGAATCCAGTGTACAATGAAACAATATTTCGTCGAAGGTTTAGGATGAGGAGGCCTTTATTCCTACGCATAGTTGATGCCCTTGGTGAGTGGTCTTCTTTTTTCACCTTGAGATTTGATGCTTTGAATCGGCCTGGCTTAATGCCTATTCAAAAGTGCACGGCGGCTATTCGTCAACTAGCAAATGGCAGCCCTGCAGATCAACTTGAtgagtatataaaaattggagAAAGTACGGCGGTAGAGTTCTTGAAGATGTTTGTTGAGGGTGTGGTTGAAGTATTTGGTGGTGAGTACTTACGGCGTCCCACAACAGAAGATGTAGAGCGCTTGATTCAACTTGGTGAACATCGTGGGTTTCCTGGCATGCTATGGAGTATTGACTGCATGCACTGGCATTGGGAGAAATGTCCCTATGCATGGAAGGGGATGTATACTCGTGGTGACCATGGTGTTCCAACTATCATTCTAGAGGCAGTTGCTTCACATGATCGTTGGATATGGCATGCCTTCTTTGGTGTCGCTGGGTCCAACAATGATATTAACGTTCTTAATCAATCTAATTTGTTCACCGAGCAGCTAAGAGGAGAAGCTCCTAAGGTGCAATATAGTGTAAATGGAAGGGAATATAGCCAAGGATACTACCTAGCAGATGGTATATACCCTGAGTGGCCTGTTTTTGTTAAGTCGATACGCAAACCACAATCTGATAAACATAAGTTGTTTGCACAACACCAAGAAGGGGCAAGAAAGGATGTTGAATGTGCATTTGGAATATTGCAATCTCGCTTTAGCATTTTACGTCGACCAGCGCGTCTTTATGAACAAGGTGATCTCCAAAATGTGATGCTTGCATGTATCATTCTTCACAATATGATAATTGAGGATGAGAAGGGTATGGAAGAGATTCCTATCAACTTGAATGAGGAAGCAAGCACATCAACTGTACAGCCAGCTACAATCACGCATGGAGCTATCCCTGAGATAGCACAAGTACTAGAAAGAAACGCTATAATTCATGAtcgttttgcttataagcaactTCAGTTAGACTTGATTGAACATATTTGGAATAAGTTTGGGAATTCCAATTag